TGCAACCTGACCTGCTCGATCGTGCGCAAACCGCACATGCCTTACAGCAATTCCGCCGCCATTCCCCGCTTGTTCACTGTATGACCAACGATGTTGTACAAACCTTTACCGCCAATGTGCTACTGGCGCTTGGTGCGTCACCGGCCATGGTGATTGATCGTGACGAGGCGCAGCAATTCAGTGCGATTGCCGATGCGCTGTTGATTAACGTTGGTACCTTAACCCGCGAGCGGGCCGATGCGATGCTGGCGGCTGCCGAAAGCGCAAATGCGGCAGGTAAACCCTGGACGCTCGATCCTGTGGCCGTCGGCGCGCTCACTTTCCGTACGCAATTTTGCCAGCAACTGCTTGCCCTGCATCCGGCGGCGATCCGCGGCAATGCCTCCGAAATTCTGGCACTCGCGGGAGTGAGCGCAGGCGGGCGCGGCGTGGATACCACCGATACCACCAGCAATGCGTTGCCCGCAGCGCAGGCGCTGGCGCGGCAAACCGGCGCTGTGGTGGCCGTTACCGGCGAAGTGGACTATGTCACTGATGGCCGTCGTACACTGATGGTCACCGGGGGCGATGTGCTGATGACGCGGGTTGTCGGCACAGGTTGCGCGTTATCCGCCGTGGTGGCCGCCAGTTGTGCGCTGCAAGGCGATCGCCTGGTGAATGTGGCCACCGCCTGCGCCTGGTTCGGGCTGGCGGGTAGCCTGGCGGTCGCGAACAGCAACGGGCCGGGCAGCTTTACGCCCGCGTTTCTCGACGCGCTCTACGCGCTCGGCGGGGAGGGTTCGTTATGAGGCGAATCAATGCATTGACCATCGCCGGTACCGATCCCAGCGGTGGCGCGGGAATTCAGGCAGATTTAAAAACCTTCTCGGCGCTTGGCGCTTACGGCTGCTCGGTGATCACCGCGCTGGTGGCGCAAAACACCCGCGGCGTGCAGTCGGTGTACCGTATCGAACCGGATTTTGTCGCCGCGCAACTCGACTCGGTACTCAGCGATGTGCGTATCGACACCACCAAAATCGGCATGCTGGCGGAAACCGATATTGTTGAAGCGGTGGCGGAGCGCCTGCGCCGCTATCAGGTGCGCAATGTGGTGCTGGATACGGTAATGCTCGCCAAGAGCGGCGATCCGCTGCTGTCACCCTCCGCCGTGTCGGCGCTGCGTCAGCATTTACTGCCGCAGGTTTCACTTATTACGCCCAATCTGCCTGAGGCCGCGGCGCTGCTTGACGCGCCACATGCCCGCACCGAGCAGGAGATGCATGCGCAGGGAGAAGCGCTGCTGGCACTCGGCTGCGAGGCGGTGCTGATGAAAGGCGGTCATCTGGATGACGCCGAAAGCCCGGACTGGCTCTTCACTCGTGATGGCGCGCTACGCTTTACCGCACCGCGAGTGGCGACGAAAAATACCCACGGCACAGGCTGCACGCTCTCCGCCGCGCTGGCTGCGCTGCGCCCGCGCCACAACGACTGGGTGTCGACGGTCGCGGAAGCCAAACAGTGGCTGACGGCCGCGCTGATGCAGGCGGATTCGCTGGAAGTCGGTAGCGGAAACGGGCCGGTTCACCATTTCTATCAGTGGTGGTAAACCAGGATCCGAAACGTGCCAGCAGATAATGCTGAAAAAAAAGGCAGCGGTGGAAAATCTCGCCCATGAGTACCAGGCTTATTTCTGCCTGCCGTAAGGCAGGTCGGGATAATCCAATTCGCTTTGCGCGAAGCTTACGGGAGCATAGCTATGACTGATATTGTGCAGTTACTCGGCAAAGACGCCGACAGCCTTCTGCAACACCGCTGTATGACCATCCCCGCTGACCAACTCTATTTGCCGGGCGGCGATTATGTGGATCGCGTGATGGTCGATAACAACCGTCCGCCTGCGGTACTGCGTAACATGCAGACGCTGTATAACCACGGGCGGCTGGCGGGAACCGGGTATCTGTCCATTCTGCCGGTTGACCAGGGGATTGAGCACTCGGCGGGCGCATCCTTTGCAGCGAATCCGCTCTATTTTGATCCGAAGAATATCGTGGAGCTGGCGATTGAAGCCGGGTGTAACTGTGTTGCCTCTACCTACGGTGTGCTGGCCTCTGTTTCCCGCCGCTACGCGCACCGCATTCCCTTCCTCGTCAAACTCAACCACAATGAAACCCTCAGCTACCCGACGGAATATGACCAGACGCTGTATGCCAGCGTTGAGCAGGCATTCAATATGGGCGCAGTGGCCGTTGGCGCGACCATCTATTTTGGATCGCTGGAATCCCGTCGCCAGATTGAAGAGATCTCTGCCGCCTTTGAACGCGCGCATGAGCTGGGGCTGGTGACCGTGCTGTGGGCCTACCTGCGCAACTCTGCTTTCAAGAAAGATGGCGTGGATTACCATGTTTCGGCGGATTTGACCGGCCAGGCGAATCACATTGCCGCCACTATCGGCGCGGACATCGTGAAGCAGAAAATGGCGGAAAATAACGGCGGCTATAAGGCGGTTAACTTCGGTTATACCGATGAACGCGTCTACAGCAAACTGACCAGCGATAACCCGATCGATCTGGTGCGTTACCAACTGGCGAACTGCTACATGGGGCGCGCGGGGCTTATTAACTCCGGTGGCGCTGCTGGTGGGGACACCGATCTGGCCGATGCTGTCCGTACGGCGGTTATCAATAAACGCGCGGGTGGCATGGGGTTGATCCTTGGCCGTAAAGCGTTCAAGAAAACCATGGCTGACGGCGTGAAACTGATTAACGCCGTGCAGGATGTCTATCTTGATCAGAAAGTGACCATCGCATAACTTTTCCGTTATCTCCTCTCCATTTCGGGGAGGAGATTTTCTTATGAATCAGTCAATTATTTCGATTAAACCCTCCCGCTGACGAGGGCAGGGAAAGGCATTTTTAAGTGGGTCAGCGCAATAACGGGCAATCCGGCGGTAACCGGCACTGCAACGCGTTGGGCAGCACTTCAATGCGGAAATGCTCGCCGCTCAGCGGTTCACCGTCGAGGTTAAAGGTAATTTCATGCGGAGCGCTGATCTCAAACCACGCCGATTTTCCGTCAATAATATGCGGATTATCGTCCGGCTGCGTCAGGGTGGTTAACAGCGCCGGTAACAGCTCTTCGCCGGTAAAAATACGCAGATGCAATAGGCCATCGTTAATCAGCGCCTGCGGGCAAAGCTGTTGTCCGCCGCCCGCCTGGCGGCCGTTACCAATGCCAATCACCAGCGCATCACCCTGCCACTGGAAATCCTCACCGCGAATTTCGCAGCGGTCGGCTTTCAGCTTATCCAGCCGCAGCAGCCCGTGGATCAGATAAGAAACCCCGCCCAGCGCGGCCTTTAGTTTTTCCGGTGTTTCCGTGGTGATGCGGGTACCAAAACCACCAGTTGCCATATTGATAAAACAGGTTTTATCGTTGACGCGGGCGATATCGATAGCCACCGCTTTACCCACGATGGCCAGCTGTAACGCTTTCTCCAGCGTCTCGGGGATCCCCGCGCTGGTGGCAAAATCATTGGCGGTGCCGAGCGGCAAAATACCGAGCGCCGGAATATTATCACCCGTGCAGTTCACCAGCGCTGTTGCCACTTCGTTGATGGTGCCATCGCCACCGCCAGCGATCACCGTATCCACGCCAAGCTGCTGCGCTTCCTTAACGTAGCGCCCGGCATCGCCTTTTTCCCAGGTGACGCGCACCTGAATATCCATGCCTTCGTCACGCAGCAACGCGATAGCTGTGCGCAGCGTTTCGTCGCCAGCGCTTTTACCGTTGAGGATCAATAAGCTTCCAGGAATTTTGCCCATATTTCTCGTCCTTATTGCATGCAATGAGGAAAGTGTATCTCACGAGCGGGGAGGGGGTAAAAAAAGCGGAAAAAAGAGTTAAAAAAATCAGCCTGCGTAAGGGAGATTACGCAGGCTAAGGAGGTGGTTCCTGGTACAGCTAGCATTTATGGGTTATGTTTTTCAGCGAGATGGATAATACCCATAACGACCGGGGAGGTATGTGATCCGATTCTAAGATTTTTCCAGCCGTAAAAATAACCCTGCTAAATTACTTCGCGTGAGGATTACGCGTCGACTGTCCGGTGAAATTGCGCATCAGAAGCGCATATTCCAGCGCCATATCCTGCGGAACCGGCAACCAGACAGTATAACCATCGCCTGGTGCTACCGGCATCGCTTCGCCTTTGGCGTTTTCCATCTGCTCAAGCGTAAAGTTGACGTTGCCCTGCGGCGTCATCAGCTCCAGGCTGTCGCCGACCGAAAACTTATTTTTCACCGCGACGGCTGCCAGATTGCCTTTACGCTCGCCGGTGAATTCGCCGACAAACTGCTGGCGCTCGGAAACTGAGTAGCCATAGTCATAGTTCTGGTAATCATCGTGCGTGTGGCGGCGCAGGAAACCTTCGGTGTAACCGCGATGCGCCAGCCCTTCCAGCGTTTCCAGCAGCGAAGTGTCGAACGGTTTACCCGCGGCGGCATCGTCGATCGCTTTGCGGTAAACCTGCGCGGTACGGGCGCAGTAGTAGAACGATTTGGTACGGCCTTCAATTTTCAGCGAGTGCACGCCCATCTGCGTCAGGCGCTCAACGTGGGCAATTGCGCGCAGATCTTTCGAGTTCATGATGTAGGTGCCGTGCTCATCCTCGAAGGCGGTCATGTACTCGCCTGGACGCTGCGCTTCCTCAATCATAAAGACTTTATCGGTCGGCGCGCCGACGCCCAGCGTGGGTTCGATGTTCTGCACCGGAATCGGTTCGTGAACATGTACGATATTGCCGATAGCGTCTTCTTTGCCTTCCTGCACGTTATATTCCCAGCGGCAGGCGTTAGTGCAGGTGCCCTGGTTCGGATCGCGCTTGTTGATATAGCCTGAAAGCAGGCAACGGCCGGAATAAGCCATGCACAGTGCGCCGTGCACGAAGATTTCGATCTCCATTTCCGGCACCTGGCTGCGAATTTCGGCGATCTCTTCCAGCGACAGCTCGCGGGAGAGGATCACACGCGTCAGCCCCATCTGCTGCCAGAATTTCACCGTTGCCCAGTTGACCGCGTTCGCCTGCACGGAGAGGTGAATCGGCATCTGCGGGAAGTTTTCGCGCACCATCATGATAAGCCCCGGATCGGACATAATCAGCGCATCCGGCCCCATCTCCACCACCGGTTTCAGATCGCGGATGAACGTTTTCAGCTTGGCGTTATGCGGCGCGATATTCACCACTACGTAGAATTTTTTGCCCTGCGCGTGGGCTTCATTGATGCCGATTTGCAGGTTTTCGTGGTTGAATTCGTTATTGCGTACTCGCAGCGAGTAGCGCGGCTGGCCAGCGTAAACGGCGTCCGCGCCGTAAGCGAAGGCGTAACGCATATTTTTCAGCGTTCCCGCCGGGGACAGGAGTTCCGGTTTAAACATGATTTTCTCGTTCTGATGACAGGTCAGATCGCCTCACCAGGTGAGGCGGCGGGGGAGTTCCCCTAAATTTAGGGCGGGAATTGTAGCGCCGCGCGCCAGGGGAGTAAACCTGCGCGTTAGTTCACGCGCAGATAAGTGCCGTCGGCGCTGACGTTATGGCCGAAACCGCAGTTTTCAGCATTGTCGGTGCGGGCATCGAGCTTCAGACCATCCGGTGAAAGCGCCAGGGAGATAGTGCATTGCATGCCAAAATCTTTAATCACCACCGCGCCTTTGCCCTCTTTCAGCGTTACTTTTTCTGAGAACTCGCCTAAATTGGGGCCCGAGTACATCGCCATCAACCCAAAATAAGCGCCTTCCCAGTCCGCCTGCCAGCTATCGCCGCCCCGCGGCTTGAGAATAAAGGTTTGAAAGTTGCCTCGCCCGGCGTACTGCCAGTATTCACCGGAGGGAGAGGTGGGTTTTGGCAGCGCGTCGAGTTTGTCCTTAATCAGCGATAGGTTATAGGCCGATTTTTTATTGTCCGGATAGATAGCCAGCCAGGCCTGCGCTTTACGATATTCACCTTCGCGAATCCAGGTGAGCGCCACGTTGTTATACGCAGTCGCCAGCTTGTCTTCATCAAACTGCTGAACGTTGGCGTCGCACTGCTCCTGCCATGCCACTTGTTGTTCGAACGCTTCCCGGGCTTTGGGATAGTTTTTCGCTTTGTAAAACAGCTCGCCCTGTTTTGCATAACCAGGGATCTTCGCGCAGTCGGCGGCCATTTCTTCGTCGGTTATTTCCGCCTGGCAACTGAACGCAGCCAACAGCAGCATTAGTACGCCATAGTCATATTTCCTCACCATCCTTCTCCTTTATTATTGTTTTGATACGTCTGAAGCCGCCCGCCATGATACAGAGGATTACAGCATTGTTCACGACCGGTTTATACTCGGCGCTGGGCCTTGTCAGGGCGCTGTCGGGGCGGTGTCGTGTTGCTGTCGGGTAACGATCGTGTTGCTGTCCGCGTGGTTCAGCGACACTGCAAGCCGGTTTCCTGTGGAGAAATATCATGAGCAATAAAGTGAAAGCGTTCCGTCTGGCCCGCGCCTGGTCGCAGGAGCAGCTTGCAGAGATGGCCGCGTTGAGCGTCAGAACGGTGCAGCGAATTGAAAGTGGCGATCAACCTTCGCTGGAGACGCTGAGTGCGTTAGCGGCGGTGTTTGGCGTCAGTGTCACTGAGTTATCCGGGCAGGCGGAAGCGGGGGAAGAGGCGCTGGATCAGCGCATTACTGCTGCGCGGGAAAAGCTCGATGCCGAAAGCCGCTTCTGGCGATCGCTTATCACCGCCGTCATTGTCTGCGCGCTGCTCTATTTCCTTAATCGCAGTACCGCGCCAGAACCGCTGTGGTCACTGTGGGTGGTAGCGATTTGGGGCGGATTGCTGCTGGTGCGGGGATTGCGGCTCTTTGTCTTCGCTGAGCCGATCGCCCGCTGGCGCAAACAGCGTTTACAGCGGCTGTTGCGTAAATAAAACACCGTCGGGCGTGAAGCCCGACAGCGTTACGCCAGTTTGCAGGCGTCGGCTTCCCAGCGGTAGCCGACGCCATAAACTGCGCGGATAAAGGATTGTTCCTCATCCAGCGCTTCCAGTTTACGGCGCAGGTTTTTGATATGGCTATCGATAGTGCGGTCGGTCACCACGCGGTAGTCATCATAAAGATGGTTGAGCAGTTGTTCGCGGGAGAAGACCTTACCCGGCTCGCTGGAGAGGGTTTTCAGCAGGCGGAACTCAGCCGGGGTGAGATCCAGCAGTTTGTTGTGCCAGCTTGCCTGGAAACGCCCTTCATCAACAATCAGCGGGCTTTCCGCATCCAGCGCCTGCAATTCGCGTTGCGGCTTGCAGCGGCGCAGAATGGTTTTGACTCGCGCCACCACTTCGCGCGGGCTGTAGGGTTTGCAGATGTAGTCGTCGGCGCCAATTTCCAGCCCCAGCAGACGATCGATCTCCTCAATTTTTGCCGTCACCATAATCACCGGCACATTGGAGAAGCGACGGATCTCCCGGCACAGGGTCAGACCATCGGTGCCGGGCAGCATCAGATCGAGCAGGATCAAATCCGGCGGCGTCTGGCGGACATATCCCAGCACCTGATCGCCGTGGTTAATCAGCGTCGGCGCGTAGCTGGCCGCCCGCAGATAATCGATCAGCAACTGTCCCAGCTTCGGCTCATCTTCCACGATCAGAATACGCGGCGTGTTTTCATCAATGGGTAGCTCAGTCATACTTCTCTCGATTGTTCGCCTTCAAGCGGTAATTCAACTGTAATGGTAACCCCGCCAAATGGCGAGTGCCCGGCGTGGATAGCGCCACCGTGGGCCTCCACAATATTCAAACAGATTGCCAGCCCCAGGCCGGAGCCGCCGCTGGCGCGGTTGCGCGATCCTTCCGTGCGGTAGAAACGCTCAAACAGGCGCGTAAGCTGCTCGTCGGTAACGCCCGGCGCGCTGTCGGCAAAGCGCAGGATCAGTTTGCCGTCGCGGGTGGTGGACTGAATTTGCGTTTGTCCGCCGCCATCCGTATAGCGCAGGCTGTTTTCCAGCAGATTATTAAACAGCTGCATCAGGCGATCGGGATCGCCAAATACTCTGCCACTGGTGGACTGCAAATCCAGCGACAAGTTCAGGTTTCGGCTGATAAAACGTTCATGAAACGCGCCAGCCGCAATCTCCAGCAACGTCACCACATCCACCGGCGTGCGCTGGTAGGCCAGCGCGCCCTCGTCGGACATCGACAACTGATGTAAATCGTTCACCAGCTTGGTGAGCGTGCCGACCTCTGCCTGTAGCGACAGTACCGACTCCGGCGTAAATTTGCGTACGCCGTCCTGAATCGCCTCCAGCTCGCCGCGCAGTACCGCCAGCGGCGTGCGCAGTTCGTGGGAGATATCAGCCATAAAATCGCGACGCATTTGCTGGTTTTTCTCCAGCGTACTGGCCAGCAGGTTAAAGTCGCGTGCCAGCCTGCCCAGTTCATCCTGGCTGTCCGTCGTGACGCGCGTCGAGAAATCCCCGGAGGCCAGTTTGTGCGTCCCCTCGACCAGCCGTTTCACCGGTGCCAGCAGGCCGCGCGCCAGCGGGAAGGTGGCCAGCGCCGCCAGCAGCGTAGCAAGGCAGACAATCAACCAACTGGTACGGCGCTGTTGACGGTCAAAATTGATGTCGGTATTGCGCGTTAACCGTTCAACCGGGGAGGCAATCACCCAGCCCACCGTTTTCTGGTTCACTACAATCGCCCGGCGGTTGCCTTCGTCCGGCACCGTGCCGCGCGGGCCGACCAGCACATTGTTGTTCTGATCGACAACCCAGAACACCGTGCGCCAGCCGCGCGGTGGCGGCGGACCAGGTGGGCCAGGAGGTGGATCATCGTTTTCCATCCCGCGATCGGATTCGGCGTTATTGTCTGGCCCCATGCCCCGAGCCGCTCCCTGGTTGTCCGCTGCCATTCCACGATCTGCGCTACCATTGTTGCTCATTGCGCGATCCCGCTGCATGCCGCGTTCCGGCATACCAGCGTGATCATCTTCATGGTCGTTATCGCGTTCGAAAGATCGCAGGATCTGGAAAATCATCCGGTCGTTATTGCGCAGAAATTGCCAGTCGCCGTGCTGGGCGTACTGCTCGGCCAGCGTGTCGCTCAACAGTTGCAGGCGCTGCTCGTTGCCGCGCTTAATATAGTCGATAAACCCGCGCTCAAAGCTGATTCGCACCGCCCAGTGCATGATGATCAGCAGTACGATGCAGGTGGTCAAAATGGCCAGAAAAAGTTTGGCCGTAATACCCGGCCGCCAGAATTTCATGATTCTCTCCTGTTGCGACGGGCAATCACGACGTTCTGGCTGGCGTCATGCGGGACGCGGGCGAAGATCAACGCCGGTAATGAAATAATCACCGCCATACTGAGATAAGCGTAAAGGAAAACATGGTGCGCCACGCCGCTATCTGCTGAAAGATGTTGCTGGCCGAACAGGCCAAGCAGCAAACCGGCGACGGTAACGCCGATACTCATCGACAACTGCATGATCATCGACAGCAGGCTGTTGCCTCCGCTGGCCAGTTCATCGGGCAGATCTTTCAGCGTCAGGGTGTTCATTGAAGAGAAGCGCATCGAGTTAATCATTCCCTGACAGAACAGCACCACCGGCAGCAGATAGTACCAGCCGAGCAGGGCGGTGGTCATAAACAGCAGGCTTACCAGCGCCAGGCCAAGGGTGGAACAGACCAGCGCGCGGCGA
Above is a genomic segment from Kosakonia radicincitans DSM 16656 containing:
- the thiM gene encoding hydroxyethylthiazole kinase, producing MQPDLLDRAQTAHALQQFRRHSPLVHCMTNDVVQTFTANVLLALGASPAMVIDRDEAQQFSAIADALLINVGTLTRERADAMLAAAESANAAGKPWTLDPVAVGALTFRTQFCQQLLALHPAAIRGNASEILALAGVSAGGRGVDTTDTTSNALPAAQALARQTGAVVAVTGEVDYVTDGRRTLMVTGGDVLMTRVVGTGCALSAVVAASCALQGDRLVNVATACAWFGLAGSLAVANSNGPGSFTPAFLDALYALGGEGSL
- the thiD gene encoding bifunctional hydroxymethylpyrimidine kinase/phosphomethylpyrimidine kinase produces the protein MRRINALTIAGTDPSGGAGIQADLKTFSALGAYGCSVITALVAQNTRGVQSVYRIEPDFVAAQLDSVLSDVRIDTTKIGMLAETDIVEAVAERLRRYQVRNVVLDTVMLAKSGDPLLSPSAVSALRQHLLPQVSLITPNLPEAAALLDAPHARTEQEMHAQGEALLALGCEAVLMKGGHLDDAESPDWLFTRDGALRFTAPRVATKNTHGTGCTLSAALAALRPRHNDWVSTVAEAKQWLTAALMQADSLEVGSGNGPVHHFYQWW
- the fbaB gene encoding class I fructose-bisphosphate aldolase, which encodes MTDIVQLLGKDADSLLQHRCMTIPADQLYLPGGDYVDRVMVDNNRPPAVLRNMQTLYNHGRLAGTGYLSILPVDQGIEHSAGASFAANPLYFDPKNIVELAIEAGCNCVASTYGVLASVSRRYAHRIPFLVKLNHNETLSYPTEYDQTLYASVEQAFNMGAVAVGATIYFGSLESRRQIEEISAAFERAHELGLVTVLWAYLRNSAFKKDGVDYHVSADLTGQANHIAATIGADIVKQKMAENNGGYKAVNFGYTDERVYSKLTSDNPIDLVRYQLANCYMGRAGLINSGGAAGGDTDLADAVRTAVINKRAGGMGLILGRKAFKKTMADGVKLINAVQDVYLDQKVTIA
- the yegS gene encoding lipid kinase YegS, which translates into the protein MGKIPGSLLILNGKSAGDETLRTAIALLRDEGMDIQVRVTWEKGDAGRYVKEAQQLGVDTVIAGGGDGTINEVATALVNCTGDNIPALGILPLGTANDFATSAGIPETLEKALQLAIVGKAVAIDIARVNDKTCFINMATGGFGTRITTETPEKLKAALGGVSYLIHGLLRLDKLKADRCEIRGEDFQWQGDALVIGIGNGRQAGGGQQLCPQALINDGLLHLRIFTGEELLPALLTTLTQPDDNPHIIDGKSAWFEISAPHEITFNLDGEPLSGEHFRIEVLPNALQCRLPPDCPLLR
- the yegQ gene encoding tRNA 5-hydroxyuridine modification protein YegQ, which gives rise to MFKPELLSPAGTLKNMRYAFAYGADAVYAGQPRYSLRVRNNEFNHENLQIGINEAHAQGKKFYVVVNIAPHNAKLKTFIRDLKPVVEMGPDALIMSDPGLIMMVRENFPQMPIHLSVQANAVNWATVKFWQQMGLTRVILSRELSLEEIAEIRSQVPEMEIEIFVHGALCMAYSGRCLLSGYINKRDPNQGTCTNACRWEYNVQEGKEDAIGNIVHVHEPIPVQNIEPTLGVGAPTDKVFMIEEAQRPGEYMTAFEDEHGTYIMNSKDLRAIAHVERLTQMGVHSLKIEGRTKSFYYCARTAQVYRKAIDDAAAGKPFDTSLLETLEGLAHRGYTEGFLRRHTHDDYQNYDYGYSVSERQQFVGEFTGERKGNLAAVAVKNKFSVGDSLELMTPQGNVNFTLEQMENAKGEAMPVAPGDGYTVWLPVPQDMALEYALLMRNFTGQSTRNPHAK
- a CDS encoding helix-turn-helix domain-containing protein, encoding MSNKVKAFRLARAWSQEQLAEMAALSVRTVQRIESGDQPSLETLSALAAVFGVSVTELSGQAEAGEEALDQRITAAREKLDAESRFWRSLITAVIVCALLYFLNRSTAPEPLWSLWVVAIWGGLLLVRGLRLFVFAEPIARWRKQRLQRLLRK
- the baeR gene encoding two-component system response regulator BaeR; this encodes MTELPIDENTPRILIVEDEPKLGQLLIDYLRAASYAPTLINHGDQVLGYVRQTPPDLILLDLMLPGTDGLTLCREIRRFSNVPVIMVTAKIEEIDRLLGLEIGADDYICKPYSPREVVARVKTILRRCKPQRELQALDAESPLIVDEGRFQASWHNKLLDLTPAEFRLLKTLSSEPGKVFSREQLLNHLYDDYRVVTDRTIDSHIKNLRRKLEALDEEQSFIRAVYGVGYRWEADACKLA
- the baeS gene encoding two-component system sensor histidine kinase BaeS, whose product is MKFWRPGITAKLFLAILTTCIVLLIIMHWAVRISFERGFIDYIKRGNEQRLQLLSDTLAEQYAQHGDWQFLRNNDRMIFQILRSFERDNDHEDDHAGMPERGMQRDRAMSNNGSADRGMAADNQGAARGMGPDNNAESDRGMENDDPPPGPPGPPPPRGWRTVFWVVDQNNNVLVGPRGTVPDEGNRRAIVVNQKTVGWVIASPVERLTRNTDINFDRQQRRTSWLIVCLATLLAALATFPLARGLLAPVKRLVEGTHKLASGDFSTRVTTDSQDELGRLARDFNLLASTLEKNQQMRRDFMADISHELRTPLAVLRGELEAIQDGVRKFTPESVLSLQAEVGTLTKLVNDLHQLSMSDEGALAYQRTPVDVVTLLEIAAGAFHERFISRNLNLSLDLQSTSGRVFGDPDRLMQLFNNLLENSLRYTDGGGQTQIQSTTRDGKLILRFADSAPGVTDEQLTRLFERFYRTEGSRNRASGGSGLGLAICLNIVEAHGGAIHAGHSPFGGVTITVELPLEGEQSREV